A single window of Nasonia vitripennis strain AsymCx chromosome 4, Nvit_psr_1.1, whole genome shotgun sequence DNA harbors:
- the LOC100121454 gene encoding venom carboxylesterase-6 has protein sequence MDRDVILVTMNYRLGVFDFMSTEDEVVSGNMGLKDQNLALKWVAENIQHFGGDPKNISLLGVSAGGSSVHYHYLSKMSKGLFVNGMSFSGTALWPWAYDPQPLVTAKRLASIARCTAESNLEMVECLRRKPERALTNATSEMLRQTTSRYFYYPFFMPVAERNVEDCFVNRPPEKILKSGDVYNAPWVTGIVSEEGGSTVSGLAFNQEALSFIDENWETLTPYMLMYNKTQPLNRHSDIALTVRSRYIGENHKLKSNDSITLWGLLDMKTHESFSIVTEKSARLQAAANKHPVYAYYYSYRAAQSHSELLSKTKFDFGVIHLDDILLILENDYVDPSTTSNDKQMLDKMLDFWYSTITTGNPDL, from the exons ATGGACCGAGATGTCATCCTGGTCACGATGAACTACAGACTCGGAGTGTTCGATTTCATGAGCACCGAGGATGAAGTCGTTTCTGGCAATATGGGCCTGAAAGATCAAAATTTGGCCCTCAAGTGGGTCGCCGAAAACATCCAGCACTTTGGCGGGGATCCCAAAAATATCAGCCTACTGGGAGTCAGCGCTGGCGGCAGCAGCGTTCACTACCACTATCTATCGAAGATGAGCAAGGGACTTTTTGTAAACGGAATGTCGTTCAGTGGCACTGCGCTATGGCCCTGGGCTTATGATCCGCAGCCTTTGGTCACTGCAAAAAGACTGGCTAGCATCGCTAGATGTACTGCAGAGAGTAATCTGGAAATGGTAGAGTGCTTAAGGCGAAAGCCTGAACGAGCGTTGACTAATGCTACTAGCGAGATGCTG AGGCAAACAACATCCCGATACTTTTACTATCCATTCTTCATGCCAGTTGCCGAGAGAAACGTGGAAGACTGCTTCGTCAATCGTCCGccagaaaaaattttgaaaagtggTGACGTCTACAATGCTCCTTGGGTTACTGGTATTGTCAGTGAAGAAGGTGGTTCAACTGTATCAG GTCTAGCCTTCAATCAGGAAGCTTTATCCTTCATCGACGAGAATTGGGAGACTCTGACGCCCTATATGCTTATGTACAACAAAACGCAACCTTTGAACCGACACTCCGATATAGCACTGACAGTCAGGAGCCGTTACATAGGGGAAAATCACAAACTCAAGAGTAACGACTCGATAACCTTGTGGGGACTCTTGGACATGAAGACGCACGAGTCATTTTCCATAGTCACGGAAAAATCCGCAAGGTTACAAGCCGCTGCCAACAAACATCCAGTTTACGCGTATTATTACAGTTACAGGGCAGCCCAAAGCCACAGCGAACTTCTCTCTAAAACCAAGTTTGATTTCG GTGTGATTCATTTGGATGACATTCTGCTGATTCTCGAGAACGATTACGTTGATCCTTCGACAACGTCTAATGACAAACAGATGTTGGATAAAATGTTGGATTTTTGGTATTCGACGATTACTACGGG AAATCCGGATTTGTGA